The genomic window CTATATCTTTTATGGTGATTGTGGGTGTGGAGTGTCTATCTGTGCGGTAAATTTTGCTATTTGCTCCCACTTCATCGAGCAAGTCAATCGCCTTATCAGGCAGAAACTTATCACTTATGTATCGCGCGGATAAATCCACACAGGCTTTGAGCGCACTTTTGGTGTATTTGATATGATGATAGGATTCATAAATGGGTGCTAATCCCTCTATGATTTTATAGCAATCTTCAATGCTTGGCTCTTTGACTTCAACCTTGCTAAAGCGGCGAGAGAGGGCTTTATCCTTGTCAAAATGTGTTTTAAACTCATTGAAAGTTGTTGCGCCAATACAGCGCAATGTGCCATTGGCAAGGGCGGGTTTGAGGAGATTTGACGCATCAAGACTTGAACCAGAAGTAGCCCCTGCGCCCACGATGGTGTGAATCTCATCAATAAATAATATGCTATGTGGGATTTGAGCTATTTCTTTAAGCACACCCTTAAGACGTTTTTCAAAATCGCCTCGATACTTACTCCCTGAAATCATTGCTCCCATATCAAGTGCAAAAACTTGAGCGTTATGCAATGTTTTTGGTAATCTTTTGTGATAAATTTCAAGCGCTAAACCCTCTGCTATGGCGGTTTTTCCCACACCCGGTTCGCCTACAAGGATAGGATTATTTTTCTTACGCCGACAGAGTATCTCACTCACACGCCATATTTCTTCCTCGCGTCCAATGACGGGGTCGATTTTGCCCTCTCCAGCAAAGTGAGTGAGATTCTTTGTGTATTTTGCGAGGTAGTTTTCTAGCGATTCTTTTGAATCTGGCTCTGTATCTTGAATATCTTGATTTTGCTGCGTAATTACCTCTAGCACACTTAGGCGGTCAATGCCCTGCGACTTTAGAATCTGTGTGCTAAAGCTCTGACTCTCCTCCATAATTGAAGCGAGTAAATCACCTACATCAATATTTTGTCGATTACTATTTTGGGCGTGTTTAACCATTGTTTCGATGATTCTATCAAGGGCGGGTGTTTGGACAGGATTTTCTGTAAGCTCGTGAGAGAAGGGCACGTATTTTTGTAGATATAGGCTCGTCATTCGGCGCATTTCCTTGATATTACCACCACATCGTTTGAGTATAGACCTGCCTTGTGTGTTGTTTAAAGTTGCGAGAAAAATATGTTCGGTAGTTATGATATTATGACGCATTTCCCTAGCAATATCAAATGAGTCACTGAAAATAAGCGTAAGATTCTGTCCTATCATTTGCTACTCCTAAGGCATTTCCTCGACAATAACGCGCAATGGATAGGATTGCGCTTTTGCCTTTTGACTGACAATTTGGCTTTTGAGTTCAGCAATATCATAGGTGTATATACCACACACGCCCTTACCCTCATTGTGAATCTTGAGCATAATCGTGGTGGCTTCATCGGAAGTTTTATCAAAGACCTCGATGAGAATTTGTGTAACAAAATCCATAGCAGTATAATCATCGTTCAAAAGCAATACACGATAGAGCTTTGGTTCTTCAAGCAGTAGGTCTGTATGCGTCTGGGTGTCTGTATATGCCACAAAAATCCTTTAAGATAAAATGCCCATATTTTAGCATAAATTCATAACGCATTGCTTATGTTATTGTTTCTCTCAAATCTGCTTATGAATCTGTCTGCGCTATATTGCGTGGAAAGTGAAAGTAGGGGAGTGTGGAAATAGTGGATTCACGCAACTTGATTAGATTTTTAAAGGCTTTAATCAAAGATAATGCAATGTTTTCTAAAAGTTTTGCTTAAAAGAGTTGTGTCTCTTTTAAGCTTTGCCTAAAACTAGGCTTTTTCTTGTGCGATTTTGGCGTATTTTTCGCCTAGCTCAAACGCCTTTTTATTTGCTTCTTGCACTTTAGCAGGGACTTTTTCAATCATTGTCTCAAAGACAAGGTCTCTATCTACACATTTTGTAAAAGCAGTTGTAATGGCAAGTGCCACAACCGATTGTGTTACGACATTTCCCACCTCTTCTTTTGCGATTGTGATGATAGGAATCTCATAAATTTTAAATTTTTTTCTGTCCTCATCACTTGGGCGCACGAGGTTTGGCTCGACAACAATCACGCCTCCTTCTCTCACGCCATTTTTAAACGAATCATAGCTTACCTGCGCAGTAGAGAGCATAAACTCAATTTCGCCCTCATTTGCATAAGGATAGAGAATCTCCTCATCACTAAGCAATATATCCACCTTTGTAGGACCTCCACGCACTTGGCTTGTATAAGTAGCCGCCTTTACGCCATAGCCCTTATCTTTGATTTGCGCTTCAGCGAGAATCTCTCCTGCCAAAAGCACACCTTGTCCGCCTACACCGGTAAATCGTAGTTGATGTATCATTTCGCACCCCCTGCTTTAGCTTGAGCTTTAGCAATCACGCCATCATACGCCTCTGTGTATTCGATTTT from Helicobacter typhlonius includes these protein-coding regions:
- a CDS encoding AAA family ATPase — its product is MIGQNLTLIFSDSFDIAREMRHNIITTEHIFLATLNNTQGRSILKRCGGNIKEMRRMTSLYLQKYVPFSHELTENPVQTPALDRIIETMVKHAQNSNRQNIDVGDLLASIMEESQSFSTQILKSQGIDRLSVLEVITQQNQDIQDTEPDSKESLENYLAKYTKNLTHFAGEGKIDPVIGREEEIWRVSEILCRRKKNNPILVGEPGVGKTAIAEGLALEIYHKRLPKTLHNAQVFALDMGAMISGSKYRGDFEKRLKGVLKEIAQIPHSILFIDEIHTIVGAGATSGSSLDASNLLKPALANGTLRCIGATTFNEFKTHFDKDKALSRRFSKVEVKEPSIEDCYKIIEGLAPIYESYHHIKYTKSALKACVDLSARYISDKFLPDKAIDLLDEVGANSKIYRTDRHSTPTITIKDIESILSKSVHIPKSSISTDESKSLLHLSSKLKERIFSQDRAIEELSNVIKKNKAGLSEGNKPIGSFVFAGPSGVGKTELAKELAKILGIGFVKFDMSEYMEPHSISRLIGAPAGYVGFEQGGLLVDAVRKNPHCVLLLDEIEKAHSDIYNVLLQILDSASLTDNAGNKADFKNVIVIMTSNAGSKEANTLGFRADMQSKNDSAIKILFSPELRSRIDSVIHFNPLTIKEYTLIAQKYINDLALSLKNRHINLAIDSKALNYLASQSMDKALGAREMKKIIDNEIKIPLSDEILFGALKKGGNVKITLRKETKADSKATNQADDKTNTNQSRIQLLCEKSQKTRAKKDVAKSL
- a CDS encoding ATP-dependent Clp protease adaptor ClpS; protein product: MAYTDTQTHTDLLLEEPKLYRVLLLNDDYTAMDFVTQILIEVFDKTSDEATTIMLKIHNEGKGVCGIYTYDIAELKSQIVSQKAKAQSYPLRVIVEEMP
- a CDS encoding 2-oxoacid:acceptor oxidoreductase family protein, which produces MIHQLRFTGVGGQGVLLAGEILAEAQIKDKGYGVKAATYTSQVRGGPTKVDILLSDEEILYPYANEGEIEFMLSTAQVSYDSFKNGVREGGVIVVEPNLVRPSDEDRKKFKIYEIPIITIAKEEVGNVVTQSVVALAITTAFTKCVDRDLVFETMIEKVPAKVQEANKKAFELGEKYAKIAQEKA